Within Lagopus muta isolate bLagMut1 chromosome 1, bLagMut1 primary, whole genome shotgun sequence, the genomic segment GTGTGTGGGCTGCTCCTCGCAGTGTTTTTGCAGTCTCaaggccttctcttctcttcacCTTGTCCCACAGCCACAAGCTGAgttgttggggggggggggggggggggggggcagctgctcttctgtgcCTTGTATCACTCTGCTCAGCCATAGAAGGTGggggttcacagaatcacaagttGCAGGGACAGTGGCTGGGCTGTGCCCTGCTTGTGGGATGTGAGGaacggctgctgctgctgcagcatttccctCTTCCTGGGCcctcatttctgcttttccccttttctctgctGTCCTGTGTGTGGtgcaccccatccctggagtgcTCAAGGCCGGAGGgcctttgggcagcctgatctagtgggagctgccctgcccacagcatgggTGGCACTGTATggtctttaaggttccttccaacccacacTGTTCCATGGTGGCAGTGGGCTGAGAGAGCAGCTATATGGATGCTTAGCTGGAGGCCAGGGGTCAACCCACAACCACTtctgtacttctttttttcttttcttgttgtaAGGCTGCACCTAAAGGCCCAACTTTGCTgttagatctttttttttttcagaacttctATCAAAAAGATGGATACAGACATTCAGTACCACAGAGCTGGAGGCAAGGACTGGGAGAGGAAGGCAAGCAGTGGGAAAATGATGAGCGGTACCTGTGCTTTGACATCTGTCATGTTTTAGTTCTTGCTCATATTCCTCCCGTTTTCATCACACAGAGCTCCTTTGGAAGTCACCTGACTGCTGCGCTGTGCTGAGGTGCTCTGAGGTCCCAGCCTGGGAGCTGGAAGCACTTTGGCTGCTCTCTAGTGATCGCTGTGCGTCAGGACAACAGTCCCAGCAGGAGGGACTGCAGGAGTCCCAGCAGACTTGTTCTAGCTGATTTCTGCACAAGCACATCAGGCAGGCAAACAGCTCTCTGCCTGCCCGTGCAACAGAGCAGCTCAACCTGCAAGCTACCTGCCCTTTGGATATcttcttctgcagcaggaaagatagcacagaaatgaaaggagcACAGATAGAGAAAACAGGGTAGCTTTGTTAGAACTGTGTAATACGGTCTTTTGGAGCGACCTGGGACCAGGGCAGCTTTATAACTGATATATTCTGACTCCAATGTGTCATTTccatttcaggggaaaaaaaccaacaccataGGTAACAAAAAATCGTATTTGGTATTCCATATTATGGAAATATGTGGGCAATGCCTATACCTTTAAGTGGCTGCCAATTAGAAAATGAGGCTCTGAATATATCTATGTTTTAAGCAATTGTGTCTTTATAATCTCAAAAGTCAACATACTTCAAAcctgaaaaatgcaaagcagagtCCCCCTCTGcaacatttcatatttcatagTTTCTTTTGATaatggtgaggaaaaaaaaaaaacaaccaaggaAGTAAAAACTGTGCTCCTGCAGTTAGAAGCAGCCATTGGAGTTGTGTTTCACTCCTGTGATGCTGAATTTCTCTTCTAGTTCATTTTGTGGTGATTATGTAAAGCCCAAATCAGCCATAAGGGAAGTAGATCTGTGATAAGTGATCACACAGTTGCTGAGTCCTTGAATAGTCCAATACTTATCCTCTCCCCAATCACTGCAATGTTTCATCAAGCCCTCCTCTTTCACTCCACTACCAGCCTTCAAGAAGTTGTCATGTTTAGACTGATCTTAGTTGTCAGTGTGAAAACAAAACGCATCAAATCCATCTGAACAGCTGCACCTCACACTCAGCAACTTTAGAAAGTATCTATCGTTTGATTTATTGCACATGTACGTATTTACATCGGAGGAAATTcacaacactgaaaatacaacatttacACATTCACAGATATACAGTTTTGCACTCCCTCCTCTGCTAAGCTGGGGCACTCCTCTATCTTTGTGAAAATGGCAACATCGATTCTCAGTAGGTGAAACGACAGGAAGCTGTTACAGAGTGATGCATCTTAACTATGTGGTGGCTATATTCTTCAAGCTATCAGAGGATGGGTTATTTAATTGACAAAAATGCCTCTTGCATGGCATTTGCATAAGCTCCTATAAATTACAAGCATACAGGGTTTACTGTTTCTGCTTTACCATGCTACCAGTGATCTTTAGGCTGCAGGGCTCAGTTATCCTTGTAGTAGTTATTGAAGTTGATTCGCAGTAGGAAGTCCTCCAAATGTGGCTGGTATCCTCTATTTACAAGCTTTGTTAccactgggagaaaaacaaaaggcaaaataagCTTCAACAAAGATTAATATTCTGAAGTCAGGATCAGCATTTCAATTTAGGagataaaaagcaacaaaaccagcCTATTGTAGAAAGCTGAGGACAATGGAAACAAACATGCAATTTTGTATGAGACAGGTCCAATCTTTCTCTCTGGAATTATAAAGAATTGCAAATTAGATGCAAGTTCCAAGTGAAACTGTCTTATGCTTTCCCCAGGCTGCTTTCACAACAAGAGGCTGTGTTCTTACTGTAATGCCAACTGAGCAGGAAACGTGGTTAGGCCTGCTGGTGGCCTCTGAAGGAAGAAGCTCTGCTGAAGCTCTCTTGAGCTACGTCCACGTGAgagagaaaatcaaagaaacTCCTACGACAAACCCTTCAAGCTccacaaataaacaaactgaCTTATTCTTCATATCCTTATTTAACAGAGtaaaaaaggcagcagaaactCCCTAAGCTCTGCCATGCACTTACAGAAAGGGAATCAGCAAGCAGCAGTAACatgcagggaggaagggaaggtgGGCAGTTAGAAGTCAGGGCCTGCACCAAAGCCATTGAAGTCCAGACTACTTTGTATTGGCTTTCAATGGATACTGGATCGACACATTGTGAGAGAGTCTTCTACAATACACAGTGACTGGAGGAACACGTGTAGATAACAAGCACAGATTCGTTTTGTAGTGCTTAATAAAGAGGGTGGAAAGAACTGGGTCACTCAGCAAATTTCCTTACGGAATGGTTTATTAATCTCTGTCCATGAAGCAATCATAGATCTCGTAGTATGGGCTTAGGTGGTTCCCAAAGGTGTTCTGACCTCCTGTAGAATTTGGAAGCAGCCATTCTAACTCATcctgaaatatctgtttttgGTCCTTTGACACCATTTTTGGATACccttaaagaataaaaagggCAGCTCATTTCCCAAAGAATATAATCTGACTAGAAAGTGTTCTCCTTAGATCTATTTTTCAAGAACAGTTACACTTCCTTCAGGAACTGAAGggtttttgaaaaacaaacaaacaaaaaacaaccaaaccccATGAACTACCTTTGTATTCAGGGGAAAGGTAAGTGCCTTCTACTAAAAATACAAGCGAGGTccgaaagagaaatggaaaaaaaaagatggctcAACCATTTCTTGGCATTATAGGCTAAGCTGATAGCAAGAAGAAATTTTATGATATTAAAGCATAGAACATTTGGCAAATGATCCATGCAGTTGAATAATACATGCCTGGAAAACTGGCCTCAAGCTACAAGCAGTGCCAGGAGGGTCTCACTGAGCCTCAGTCTAACACTGGAATTGGAATTTTCAAATCACACAGCAATGGTAACATTCAGCCAGTTCAGACAGATAAAGCTTTGAGTTAATTTCAGATATAACTGTCTCTCATTGCTGCCAATAAAAAGTTCCAGAAGTcaattgcagagaaaagaaaaatataagcaCATATAGAGAAAGCTAAATACTGAAtctttattttggaaattaGCAAAGATTTATGTTCAGTTTGGGGATATCTGTTAAGAGTTCTTATGTGGATGTTTTAATTAGAATCACTAAATCACTCAGCTTGAAAgagaccactaagatgatcTGGTGTTTGCAGAACAAGATAATGCAGTTTTCATTTGAGAACTACGTGTTCTAACACACAATAACTACATGCATCTTCCTGCTGTACTTGCAAAACCTCTTAGCTATTTTTTCAGTTGTCAGTTGaatgctgtcatctgtcactgTCCCAGAATGTATGCAATTTCTTACCTTTGAATAAGAAGTGAGAGTAATACTTGAAAGTATTGTACGACTGCTGCATCAAACCAAAGTTGGGATGAACAGCCATTTGCTTCCCAGCATCAAAGCTCCACGACTGAGAGATCAGCTGGCTGCGGAACTTCAAGATGAGGCTGAAGATGCTGTGTATGATGTTCATCACTGGGGCAGCCTTCTCAGTCAACAGACCCCTAACAGAAAAGTAACAGTGGTAAAAATGTAGCTGACATTATCTGAGTTTGTAGGAAGAAGAACACGACAATGGGGCGACAGTCCTTTAGGTTTCCTCTTTAGTTGCTttaaatgataacaaaaaaaaataataatctatgAGTCTGCAGTCAACTGTAACGGCAATTTTATAATTCCTGttcttcccatcttttctatccACCCACTATGATTCCAGTGTATGCACTTTAAGAAGACATCAAATAAACCCTTGTTGCTCTCCTCTTATTCCCACCACCACCTTTCCCCATATAAAGTAACCGAAAGGCCATGAATGTAAGATTCCCCACAGACATGTGTCTCTTGCTGTGCTAATGAATCTGGATGGAGGCATCACGTCACATTTGTTCTCACACAGCCCAGTCCTGGGCACCACACAGTATCAAGGGCAAAATGTACAAAAATGTACAGAACAAGCATCTCACATTCTTGAGCCAGGACTGCTTGTGAACACTGCtcacacagaatgaaaataacacTCATTAACAGAGGCTATGACAAGGACgggctgaaaggaaaacaattgtGGCAGAAGTGCCACGATTCTGCCACTTAGGTTagagctctgcagctcaagGGGATCTAAGGTTcacagaggcagagcaggaagCAACTGCAGGGAGTCTGAGTGAGTAAGGAGATGGCTAGCTGAGGAAATTATGGATCTTTCTATGTGCCACTGTGTTTCCCTTTATAAGAACACTTTGACTCTAGGCACTTTCATGTATAAGAATGATGTAGCAGTGTTTGTGGTTAGGAAGAAGTCAGTCTGCACACCTACGCTGGGCCAAACAGATGTGTAGACCAACAGATCCATTCActgaaatatgtgaaataaatataaGCGTGCTAGCTTGCCTGAAAATTGCTTTGTTGAGGTATTCAGCGTGTGTTCTGTGAATTTCTTCCAAATTGCCCACAGAAGACAGTTTGTTTCCAAATTCGCACCACGTAACATGAAGGATCTGATTAGCAATGTAACCTTGAATAACTTTCACAAAATGCTGCATCTCATGTTTATACAGCTGCAGCTGTCGAAACTGAACAGAATTTGATGCATGACTCACtaatgctgaaaggaaaaacagaaataaattatcagTGGAATCCAGTGGGACTGTCTAAAACAGGATTTATAAAGGAATGAACAGTTCTTTTAGTAAGACCTGTATAAAATGCTAAGGAAATTTCTTTATTGTGGCATTTGAAGCTTGACACGACTGCATTAAGTCATATTTATGATCAATTGACAATCtgagattgtggagtctccttctctggagatattcaagacccttCTGGACATCTACCTGTGCAGCTcgctgtagggagcctgctttgcaggggggttgtactcgatgatctttaaagatcccttccagcccctacaattcagtgattctgCAACTAGCACAAGGTGCTAAGCACATTTTTAACAGCATGCCCTCCAGCTCACTTGTTTTATACTTACCAGTGCGTTTTAAGTGAAACCACACATCCTTGAGAGTCCACACCATGTGCTTCAACTGAAGCAAAAAGGAGAAGATCTTGTTGTATTTATTCATGCAGCTCTCTGTTATGACAATATTCAGAGGCCAGTCAACCTAAAAGAAATAACCGAGCTCTGACCATGCTGCGTTCTTGTGTTAGAAATTATTACCACATTTCAGATACAAATATTTCCAAGACATACAAACCGATGTAAGTATTTTGATAATATAATACAGTGGCCAGAATATGTAAATCCTGTAATTTCAATTACACGGTTTTTCACTCCATTCTTGGAGGTATTCCACTATTAAGATGTTCAGTCTACCATAATACACAAGAACCATGCTATGCTTGCAGTGCTACTGCCTTCAGACTGCCTTTCTTACCTTGTACCTTAGCTCTAAGCAGCTCAGAGCATCGGGTGCGTTGGGCTTGAACACTTCTGGAAGGTACTTGAGGGCAAAAGAAAGATTGGAAGCAAGCTGGGTGTCACCATGAAGACTGTACTGTAATGCTTTGTTTAGGATAGAATTAAGAACCAGTGGATTCAGCAGTTCACCAGGTGTCTGTCCTGATCCAAGCTACGGGAAGAAGAAACCCTAATTACACATTATTAATTAAAAGAGTTGGCTCTTGCAAACAGATGAATTCAAGCAGAATGGTAAAGTGATGACTACCTGAACTACCTGATGTCCCATCATTCTGACTGGAAAAATTTACTTTTGCAGTAGGGATGCACAAAGAGGTTATGAAGAAATTTCTGAATAATGGATCGTCCACAGCATCAAGGTAATCTCCACGTGCACTGATTTCTTCTGATACGTGGGATCGGAGCTTGCTGTGGTCAGGAGCTGCTGTTAACCATCCCTGCTGGAGGGAACACGGCCTTCAGGCTTCAGAGGGGTAGAAAGCCAGGGACAGGGCTGGCATTAGCCACCTGACTCCAGTCCAgcttgcagtgcagcagcctcAGAAGCATACAAATCAAGCTATTCAAGGAGTTGAGTGCTTTTTCTAGTTGCACCAAAAGCATTCTTAAGGGGACAGGAAAATGCATTAACTGTCCCTGCAGGTATGTTTCTCTACTGACAAGCAGGTGCAcgagagctgctctgaaagcaatatCTCCTATTTTATCATATCAACCCATGCCGTCACAAGAAGAATGCAGTCTCATCAGACAGTGCAGCACTCTCTTCAGATGTCCCCCCTTCTGTTGTGTAGGACATTTGAGGTAGGAGCTGTTATTTTACAACACAGGCCTTTGCATTGGACCTCAAGTGGCAACAGACTCTTCCAGCTTTGCTACCAGGAGACAGAGTACAGCAGTTCTCACAGGAAAGAGTGAAATTCCCTTCTTTAACTGCTGATCTGTCAAAGTTAGAAATTACCACTCTCCATGTACCAAGTACTCTATTTCTGGGATTATCTGTAAGAAATATTACACCCTTCCTTGGAATTTCCCTGGGTATGGGCACCCCTTCTGAGCAAAGACCTTCTTTTGCCTCAGTCCTTACAAGCTTAACAGAGTTCCTCACTTCTTGACATAgcacaaagaggaaaacagcacCAGCTAGGATTCTGATTCACACCATTCCCTTATTTCCACCCAATTTCATTCACAGGTGTCAAGCTAAAACAAATAACCAAAAACCAAAGGCTTAGAAGATGCAGCATGTACCTTCTCAAACAACAGGTCACTGAGCGACTGAGCAAATTCCCCATCTTCCATTAACAGGAAGTGTCTCAGTGCTTCAAAATGCTTCTCTACATTCAGTTCCACGAAGTAGTAATCAACTATTGCTTTGTTCACAAGAGaaacactaaaagaaaaacacagaaaaggtATTATTCTTACAAGGATCTCCTTAATGTTAACATTCTGCTATGGCTACATCAGGTTAATGCTTCAGTACTTTGATATCCAAGACAGGAACACGTTCacataagcaaaagaaaatgagataaagCTTATGCTCAGAAGTCTTCACTCAGGATATGCCACAACTAAAAGCTACCACCTCAGTGAACTGGGTTTTGAACTGTACTGCAGAAGTACTTTAAGGCCGGCTACACACACAGCGGGCTGCTGACTCTGTAGCAACATTTCATCAACAGTCTTCTAACTTATTTTTGTCACCTAAACAAACAGCTCAAGCATACATACTTTGCTTTGCTGAATACATGCAACTGTATACACAACTCTGGTAGACAATCtggatgtttaaaaataaggtAATTAGTTCTTTCTATTATGaacttaaaaatacagcataGACAGAGCTAGTAAGTGGAAATCCAATTTTGCAAGAAAGAAGATtctaaaataggaagcatttcAACCTATCTGTGAGCAACTGTTTTCATGACAGAAGCTGAACTTTTACACATTAACAAACTTTTGTTTAACATACCATACTAATAAAATAGCCTCACACACATGTGGGTTCCCTTAATATTCCAACAACAAGAACAGACTCCAGTCAATTTCAAATCAGCCTTGAAGACAATGGAGATCCCACAGAAACATAAAGCATATTCTGCTCAATACGCATGAACTTTCATATAATCAAAagatcttcttttttccccctcacctTTTACCTACCAAAGAAAGCACATATCTTGTAAATAATACACCTGTTTAAAAGAATAAGGAAACAGTGGTGTGAAATAGTTGTGAAACCCAGGAATGTGAGAGCAAATTCTTCCCTCTCAGCCCCTGTATTCCAAACAGACCTTCGCTTTTGTAATTTACTcatataaatgtatgtatatattacTATTTACAATGTAAATCTGAACTTCTTAGTTTGTAATAAACCAGCCACCAGACCACTTctggaagcaaaaggaaaatttagaaGCACACATCTGTGTGCTACTCTTGTCTCAGAACAGAACTAAGAGCACTACATGAATTGCTATAATACAAATTACATTATTTCCAGTAAGAACTCACTGAGATACCAGTGGGGCAGTAATGGAACGTTTCATCAGCACAGGCAGAGATAGGAGCTCACTCAGTTGTACAGCTGTTTCATCTGTTGCTGACTGTACCATAGGATCCACAGGAAAAGTGTATGATCTTGGTATCACATGGTGCAAGAGATGGGAAACTGGTAGTtctgctgaatttaaaaatacacagacaCTGTGAGTTGTTATACTTCAGCAATTTGATAATCTACTTCTGTTAACTTCTGCAAACCCCTCTACATCAGAAAATCAAAGTATGTCAATGTATAATTCTCATCTTTGTGCctagaaataatttgtttagcTACTGCAGTTCATAATATTGATAATTTACTGAAAATTCAGATACTTGTTCCAGCACCCCACTTTCTTGCTCAAGTTTGCTACACCTTCCTCTCCCTACTTCTCCCAAGTGTTCTACTCACACATTAAATCATAACTATCTTGGTACTTTTCAATGCAGTATTGATCTGATAATGCTTTCAAATAAGCTTGTTCTTTCTTCCATGcatcttcctctcctccttcctcatCCTTAGTCTTGGAAGCACTGggttcagaaaacaaagcttcttGAGGCACAGTATCCCGTGGAATTGCCTTTTCAGGCTCTTCtgcctaaaagaaaaaacatggcCAAATTGCTTTTaggacagctgctgcttttggccATTCACACTTCATGTGTTCTTACAGGCAATCGACAAGTTGTTCCATCTGAAAATAAGACAGCTTACTTGTCAATTCTTTTTTGACACATAAAAACAATACAGTATAACAGACTAGTAAATTAACACAGACCCACATTACCTTAATTACCTTAACACATTACCTTAATTACCAGATCACTCAATTCTCTGAAGGAAGTCTTCTGCACTACCAGTTTGTTTCTTACCTGCAAGCTCTGTGATGAATCTGGAGAAGGGTCCTTGTCAACCTCATCTGCAATTACTACAATTACAAATAAGGTAAAGACAGCAATTACTCAGACCTGCTGATAGTACTTAGTTCATACTTCAGATCTGTTCCCAAAGTTGTTCAAAATTTCCCTAAAGCCCATAGACTGCCACAGTAAGAGTTCCTCCCCAAAGTCCAACACATGCAGTTTTTTGCATGTTCTCTACTCAAGTTCACATGAGGTCCTGTTTCACAAAGTTTCAGAaccctttttcatttttcccctcaattCTCTATTTCTTGTATATAGAAGAAGAGAATACGTGGAATTCTTGACTCTGGATTCTAAAAGCATTCTAAAACTTAAACAAGGAATTAAGAAATAAGTAGCCATTTTGAATGTAAATGTTTACGGTGACTTTCAGGATGTCTTAAACAAATGCTGACTGaataaacttcattttattttaccttcttgcttctcttccactgcattttcctttttgtcaccTTTAGCATCAGGAGAGACAGGATCAACGTCAGATGACTGTGACTGAGGTGAAATACTTTCCTTAGCTTCtgatggttttgtttcctttctgatctCTCCAGAAGGAGATAACTGTTCATTATACAGAAGTGTCTGAACTGTGGAATCAGATGAAGGACCAGAAATTGCTTTACGATGAGGTATGGGATCATCTTCTGTAGACGGAGTCCACTTCCCTATTTGGATGCTTGACTGGGATGCATGACCAAACGGGCTCCAACGAGATTTCAGAGGCTGTGTATCTGAAACTAGCTCTCCAATTTTGATGTGTGACTGTGAAGAATGCCCATGGATGTTCCAACGAGGTCTAGCTGAGACAACCTCTGACACATTCTCACCAATCTTAATATTGGCATCAGACACATGGCCATGGATGTTCCACCGGGGCCGTGCAGGAGCGACATTGGACACATATTCACCAACCCTAATACTGGCTTCCGAAGCATGCCCGTGAATGCTCCACCTCGGTCTTGAGGGCTCTACCTCTGAAGCATATTCCCCAATTTTAATATGAGCTTCAGAAACATGCCCATGAATATTCCATCGGGGTCGAGTAGATTCAACTTCTGCGGTATAGCTGCTGATTTCTATATGGGAGTCTGAAGAATGCCCATAAGGACTTGAACGTGGCTGGTAAGTGTCCACCTCAGGCACATATTCTCCCACTCTGATGTTGGCATCAGATGCATGCCCATGGATGTTCCACCGAGGCCTTCTAGACTCCAcatcaaatacattttctccAACTCTAATGTGCCCTTGCAAAGCAGCAGTCGGCCTGAGAACAGTATTAAAATCATACTCATTTTGCTGAAGTAGCAGTGCATTACCTTCTCCTTCCGAGACAGGCTGATTTTCACCTATTTGAGAAGTCTCTGACAGATCTGAGTTAATATTTCTAAGCGCTTCATCTAGCAGAGATCCTTGTAAGCTAATGGCAACAGGTTGCTCATCTTGTGGCTTTGGTAAGAAATCTTCTATGTTCACACTGGATTCCGGAGAAGAATCAGCATTACACAGGGGGCTGCACGCTTGCTCTGAACCCTGCAGACTGCCTTCAGATCCAGCAGGTTTAGGCTGAAAATGCTCATCAGCATTAATACTTGCCAGCTGTGGCATGGCCAATGGTTTGTCAGTAGATGTAACGTATTCCAGTCCAGATTCAGATTCTTTTCTGCCAACTCGTTCATTAGAATGCAAAGGTTTCACAGTTGACACCTAAAAAGAAGTAATTATTACACTGTATGGCTAGTCACATAATCAAGCTATTTAATAAGGCATCATGTTGTTACATGTAAGACTTGaaattttccaatttttcaGATGCAGTACAGATACAGTGATAACTACTCATGCTGCTGCTACAGCAAACCTTCTATTTGATGAACTGAACTATGAAATGAACTCCCCTTAAGGAAACTTGGAACATCTACCTGGAGTTTATGTAAGCAAATAAACTCACCTGTGAATGTGGATCTTCCACAGCAGTGTTTCTATCCAAAGCCAGCTGGCACTGTTTATAAGGAATAATATCTAATTTCCTCCTGTAGCTTCCATCTGGAAGTTTTTCAAGCATTTCCTGTaagcaaaaatgacaaaactAAAGGTCTTTAACACATCAAATACCAGATTTTCTAAAGATCATTTATAtaatcttttcagaaaatacctCGATACGTTTCTGATCTTCAAAGAGAAATTTAAGACGAGCTGTTTCCAACTTGTGTCTCTGGATTTTCCATAAAGCTCTTTGTTCCCTACGGGCTGCGTCATCAGAAAGTTTGCTATAATGGTCAATTAACTCTTGCCtgaacaaaagtaaaaataaagctgagTTACAGATTTTCTATAgtaatttttcctcttcccttctgaAGAATGAgatctttctgtatttcagaaccaagaaataaatttttaacattaaaaaatagagGCTTCATTTACAGCGAAATTACAAGTAGAGAAAATAGGACTGCAGTTTTA encodes:
- the TUBGCP6 gene encoding gamma-tubulin complex component 6 isoform X1, translating into MESITQLFNDLCEAHLTGLPWKVHLGRQKISKRKAKQNLKRVAYNTLFINLFQDEARKLQSNISRLPVKNKILMLSFNLRVGGLGAQADRLESLVEELEAAEGLPFTEVNAVLDLFVQLAGTGPPQLVPQKKDYFLNNKYVGRNVKYQGYDYYDVSVFEADIQSLITNEECQFNDTIQKTLQIMEAAPGTGLPAIGLFSQNYPAGDRFERETRVSLFGALVHSRTYDMDIKLDLPPVPDNADLSGLAIKVPQSIDQSEDEGFQSASNLTPDSQSEPSMTPDIDLWDAVLTYGPSKRRCWERIGYPPGKKEEPYLTEAGREAFDKFYKLREGEMQLFSSTVLQLPQLVLMREPELVKDVLNVLIGVVSTTFSLNQAAQTFVIKEGVYVSGTSPEAMHNLLSEVAEYGTYYTRLSRFSLQPVLDSSYSKGLVFQAFTSGLRKYLQYYRACVLSTPPTLSLLTISFLFRKLGRQLRYLAELCGIGTTALGIGGGAGASFPTGVKLLSYLYKEALNNCSNEHYPVLLSLLKTSCEPYTRFIYDWVYSGVFRDVYGEFMIQVNEDYLCFRDKHYWTHGYVLISKEVEDCVPVFLKHIANDVYICGKTINLLKLCCPRHYICWSDIPVPRISVIFSLEELKEIERDCAVYVGRMERIARYSSISKEEKDLRMEIAKQELIVHARETASKVLKAINDRQISERMALDAKKREQFQKLKEQFAKDQERRLAIKQEEIDDDFSYARELREREKRLKALEEELEKKARQELIDHYSKLSDDAARREQRALWKIQRHKLETARLKFLFEDQKRIEEMLEKLPDGSYRRKLDIIPYKQCQLALDRNTAVEDPHSQVSTVKPLHSNERVGRKESESGLEYVTSTDKPLAMPQLASINADEHFQPKPAGSEGSLQGSEQACSPLCNADSSPESSVNIEDFLPKPQDEQPVAISLQGSLLDEALRNINSDLSETSQIGENQPVSEGEGNALLLQQNEYDFNTVLRPTAALQGHIRVGENVFDVESRRPRWNIHGHASDANIRVGEYVPEVDTYQPRSSPYGHSSDSHIEISSYTAEVESTRPRWNIHGHVSEAHIKIGEYASEVEPSRPRWSIHGHASEASIRVGEYVSNVAPARPRWNIHGHVSDANIKIGENVSEVVSARPRWNIHGHSSQSHIKIGELVSDTQPLKSRWSPFGHASQSSIQIGKWTPSTEDDPIPHRKAISGPSSDSTVQTLLYNEQLSPSGEIRKETKPSEAKESISPQSQSSDVDPVSPDAKGDKKENAVEEKQEVIADEVDKDPSPDSSQSLQAEEPEKAIPRDTVPQEALFSEPSASKTKDEEGGEEDAWKKEQAYLKALSDQYCIEKYQDSYDLMSELPVSHLLHHVIPRSYTFPVDPMVQSATDETAVQLSELLSLPVLMKRSITAPLVSHVSLVNKAIVDYYFVELNVEKHFEALRHFLLMEDGEFAQSLSDLLFEKLGSGQTPGELLNPLVLNSILNKALQYSLHGDTQLASNLSFALKYLPEVFKPNAPDALSCLELRYKVDWPLNIVITESCMNKYNKIFSFLLQLKHMVWTLKDVWFHLKRTALVSHASNSVQFRQLQLYKHEMQHFVKVIQGYIANQILHVTWCEFGNKLSSVGNLEEIHRTHAEYLNKAIFRGLLTEKAAPVMNIIHSIFSLILKFRSQLISQSWSFDAGKQMAVHPNFGLMQQSYNTFKYYSHFLFKGYPKMVSKDQKQIFQDELEWLLPNSTGGQNTFGNHLSPYYEIYDCFMDRD
- the TUBGCP6 gene encoding gamma-tubulin complex component 6 isoform X2 gives rise to the protein MESITQLFNDLCEAHLTGLPWKVHLGRQKISKRKAKQNLKRVAYNTLFINLFQDEARKLQSNISRLPVKNKILMLSFNLRVGGLGAQADRLESLVEELEAAEGLPFTEVNAVLDLFVQLAGTGPPQLVPQKKDYFLNNKYVGRNVKYQGYDYYDVSVFEADIQSLITNEECQFNDTIQKTLQIMEAAPGTGLPAIGLFSQNYPAGDRFERETRVSLFGALVHSRTYDMDIKLDLPPVPDNADLSGLAIKVPQSIDQSEDEGFQSASNLTPDSQSEPSMTPDIDLWDAVLTYGPSKRRCWERIGYPPGKKEEPYLTEAGREAFDKFYKLREGEMQLFSSTVLQLPQLVLMREPELVKDVLNVLIGVVSTTFSLNQAAQTFVIKEGVYVSGTSPEAMHNLLSEVAEYGTYYTRLSRFSLQPVLDSSYSKGLVFQAFTSGLRKYLQYYRACVLSTPPTLSLLTISFLFRKLGRQLRYLAELCGIGTTALGIGGGAGASFPTGVKLLSYLYKEALNNCSNEHYPVLLSLLKTSCEPYTRFIYDWVYSGVFRDVYGEFMIQVNEDYLCFRDKHYWTHGYVLISKEVEDCVPVFLKHIANDVYICGKTINLLKLCCPRHYICWSDIPVPRISVIFSLEELKEIERDCAVYVGRMERIARYSSISKEEKDLRMEIAKQELIVHARETASKVLKAINDRQISERMALDAKKREQFQKLKEQFAKDQERRLAIKQEEIDDDFSYARELREREKRLKALEEELEKKARQELIDHYSKLSDDAARREQRALWKIQRHKLETARLKFLFEDQKRIEEMLEKLPDGSYRRKLDIIPYKQCQLALDRNTAVEDPHSQVSTVKPLHSNERVGRKESESGLEYVTSTDKPLAMPQLASINADEHFQPKPAGSEGSLQGSEQACSPLCNADSSPESSVNIEDFLPKPQDEQPVAISLQGSLLDEALRNINSDLSETSQIGENQPVSEGEGNALLLQQNEYDFNTVLRPTAALQGHIRVGENVFDVESRRPRWNIHGHASDANIRVGEYVPEVDTYQPRSSPYGHSSDSHIEISSYTAEVESTRPRWNIHGHVSEAHIKIGEYASEVEPSRPRWSIHGHASEASIRVGEYVSNVAPARPRWNIHGHVSDANIKIGENVSEVVSARPRWNIHGHSSQSHIKIGELVSDTQPLKSRWSPFGHASQSSIQIGKWTPSTEDDPIPHRKAISGPSSDSTVQTLLYNEQLSPSGEIRKETKPSEAKESISPQSQSSDVDPVSPDAKGDKKENAVEEKQEVIADEVDKDPSPDSSQSLQAEEPEKAIPRDTVPQEALFSEPSASKTKDEEGGEEDAWKKEQAYLKALSDQYCIEKYQDSYDLMSELPVSHLLHHVIPRSYTFPVDPMVQSATDETAVQLSELLSLPVLMKRSITAPLVSHVSLVNKAIVDYYFVELNVEKHFEALRHFLLMEDGEFAQSLSDLLFEKLGSGQTPGELLNPLVLNSILNKALQYSLHGDTQLASNLSFALKYLPEVFKPNAPDALSCLELRYKVDWPLNIVITESCMNKYNKIFSFLLQLKHMVWTLKDVWFHLKRTALVSHASNSVQFRQLQLYKHEMQHFVKVIQGYIANQILHVTWCEFGNKLSSVGNLEEIHRTHAEYLNKAIFRGLLTEKAAPVMNIIHSIFSLILKFRSQLISQSWSFDAGKQMAVHPNFGLMQQSYNTFKYYSHFLFKVVTKLVNRGYQPHLEDFLLRINFNNYYKDN